In the Mytilus trossulus isolate FHL-02 chromosome 1, PNRI_Mtr1.1.1.hap1, whole genome shotgun sequence genome, one interval contains:
- the LOC134715354 gene encoding glutathione S-transferase 1-like: MPSYKLSYFKGKGRGELARLMFAAAGKEFEDERLAGEEWLAFKPKTPYGQVPVLTVDGKMINQSGAIVRFLARELGLYGKDNMENTRCDVILETINDIVTDMLKYFFEKNETKKAEALKPLKENSLPKFLKFLTTVLEGNGNKYLVGSDLTVADIALFDILEWFNDAAFSGAIDDYSAIQSLVDRVKSVPNIKKYLEIRPADS; the protein is encoded by the exons atgccgTCGTACAAATTGTCGTATTTCAAAGGAAAAGGAAGGGGTGAACTTGCTCGATTGATGTTTGCTGCGGCTGGTAAAGAATTCGAAGACGAAAGATTAGCCGGGGAGGAATGGCTAGCATTCAAACCCA AAACACCATACGGTCAGGTGCCAGTTTTAACAGTAGATGGGAAAATGATCAATCAGAGTGGTGCCATTGTCCGATTTCTAGCTCGAGAATTGG gGTTGTATGGAAAGGATAATATGGAGAACACCAGATGTGATGTAATTCTAGAAACGATTAACGATATAGTTACAGATATGCTCAAATACTTCTTTgagaaaaatgaaacaaaaaag GCAGAAGCATTAAAACCTTTAAAGGAGAACTCTCTACCCAAGTTCTTGAAGTTTTTAACTACAGTTTTGGAGGGAAATGGCAACAAATATCTCGTTGGATCTGAC ctGACAGTAGCTGATATTGCtctatttgatattttggaatGGTTTAATGATGCAGCGTTTTCTGGTGCCATTGATGACTACTCCGCGATACAGAGTCTTGTCGATAGAGTCAAGTCAGTTCCAAACATCAAAAAGTATCTGGAAATCCGTCCAGCTGATTCCTAA